Proteins encoded by one window of Alkalinema sp. FACHB-956:
- a CDS encoding DUF2809 domain-containing protein — protein sequence MSLFLAALVAIPVGYGVRFATGITPEWFNNAVGNVAYESFWIFLVLAIWPKLRPPAIAIGVCCVTCALEFLQLSQDPALIAARRTLLGRLVLGTTFTWEDFPTYFLGSAIGGWLALRLRQQAQSLD from the coding sequence TTGAGTCTCTTCCTAGCAGCCCTAGTTGCCATTCCCGTTGGGTACGGTGTCCGCTTTGCAACGGGCATCACACCGGAATGGTTTAACAATGCAGTGGGCAATGTTGCCTATGAAAGTTTCTGGATTTTCCTAGTTTTGGCAATTTGGCCAAAATTACGGCCCCCAGCGATCGCGATCGGGGTTTGTTGCGTCACCTGCGCCTTGGAATTTCTCCAACTGTCCCAGGATCCGGCCCTCATTGCTGCTCGCCGAACCCTTCTAGGCCGCTTAGTTTTAGGCACCACGTTTACCTGGGAAGATTTTCCGACGTACTTTTTGGGCAGCGCAATCGGGGGCTGGCTAGCACTGCGGCTTCGCCAACAAGCTCAATCTTTGGACTGA
- a CDS encoding glycosyltransferase, with the protein MTFQPAVSVIIPIYNGQSDLEDLLRCLGAQTYPRDRVEYFIVDNNSSDNTLERLQTAAQKAASDGWGLRVLQESAIQSSYAARNRGICAANAPLLAFTDADCRPEPTWLERLMQPFENPAIGLVAGEVQALPGSSLLEQYADRQETLSQKHTLAHPFCPYGQTANLALRRSLLESVGLFRPYLTTGGDADLCWRILRETACQWHFAESAIVRHRHRQTLAELLSQWRRYGRSNRFLHDLHGIGLMAEPLPKYYGYRLARWGLKEFPIALLRLLFRQSSLVDLINTPIGLLCLNARWQGQQQAQLPEPAREIAPFPTKAAL; encoded by the coding sequence ATGACTTTTCAGCCAGCGGTTTCTGTCATTATTCCGATCTATAACGGTCAATCAGATCTAGAGGATTTGTTACGGTGCCTAGGGGCGCAGACCTATCCCCGCGATCGCGTGGAATATTTCATAGTTGACAATAATAGCTCTGATAATACGCTGGAACGGCTACAAACGGCGGCTCAGAAAGCGGCTAGCGATGGATGGGGGCTGCGAGTATTGCAAGAATCTGCCATCCAAAGTTCCTATGCAGCCCGCAATCGGGGAATTTGTGCGGCCAATGCACCGCTGTTAGCGTTTACCGATGCCGACTGTCGGCCTGAACCAACCTGGCTAGAGCGTTTGATGCAACCTTTTGAAAATCCTGCGATCGGGTTAGTCGCCGGAGAAGTTCAGGCTCTGCCGGGATCTTCCTTACTGGAACAATACGCCGATCGTCAGGAAACCCTCTCCCAGAAACACACGTTGGCTCACCCCTTTTGCCCCTATGGCCAAACTGCCAACTTAGCGCTGCGGCGATCGCTCTTGGAGTCCGTGGGATTATTTCGCCCCTACCTCACCACGGGGGGGGATGCTGATTTGTGCTGGCGGATTTTACGGGAAACTGCTTGTCAGTGGCACTTCGCAGAATCCGCGATCGTGCGCCATCGCCACCGCCAAACCCTGGCTGAATTGCTCAGCCAGTGGCGTAGGTATGGTCGATCGAACCGCTTTTTGCATGATCTCCATGGCATTGGGCTGATGGCAGAACCCTTACCAAAGTACTATGGCTATCGGCTGGCCCGCTGGGGACTCAAGGAATTTCCCATTGCCCTCCTGCGGCTCCTATTCCGCCAATCCAGTCTTGTGGATCTGATCAATACCCCGATCGGGCTGCTGTGTCTTAATGCCCGATGGCAAGGCCAGCAACAGGCCCAATTACCCGAACCCGCCCGCGAAATTGCGCCCTTTCCCACCAAGGCAGCCCTATGA